From one Eucalyptus grandis isolate ANBG69807.140 chromosome 9, ASM1654582v1, whole genome shotgun sequence genomic stretch:
- the LOC104419672 gene encoding histone H1, giving the protein MSTTVEGEVLPVEQPPTEVPAPLPVPVPVPAAEEEKPKEEAEAKKPAKERKPRAPREKKQRPPKTASHPPYFQMIKEAVLALNEKSGSSPYAIAKYMEDKHKAVLPANFRKILALQLKNSAAKGKLIKVKASYKLSEAGKKESARPSAKPSKKAEAAPAARKSKEPPMAKAPPMAMATTTPRAKRSRKPEAPVKPAKKAAKKPVKKAAAAKPKQPKSIKSPAAKRAKKVAAA; this is encoded by the exons ATGTCGACCACTGTAGAGGGCGAGGTTCTGCCCGTCGAGCAGCCGCCGACGGAGGTTCCGGCGCCGTTGCCGGTGCCGGTGCCGGTGCccgcggcggaggaggagaagccGAAGGAGGAGGCAGAGGCGAAGAAGCCGGCGAAGGAGAGGAAGCCCCGGGCTCCGAGGGAGAAGAAGCAGAGGCCGCCGAAGACCGCCTCGCATCCTCCCTACTTCCAG ATGATCAAGGAGGCGGTCCTGGCGCTGAACGAGAAGAGCGGGTCGAGCCCGTACGCGATCGCCAAGTACATGGAGGACAAGCACAAGGCCGTGCTCCCCGCCAACTTCAGGAAGATCCTGGCGCTCCAGCTGAAGAACTCGGCCGCCAAGGGGAAGCTGATCAAGGTCAAGGCCTCGTACAAGCTGTCCGAGGCGGGCAAGAAGGAGAGCGCCAGGCCCTCGGCGAAGCCGTCGAAGAAGGCGGAGGCTGCCCCCGCTGCCAGGAAGTCCAAGGAGCCGCCCATGGCCAAGGCGCCGCCCATGGCCATGGCGACCACTACTCCCAGGGCCAAGCGGTCGAGGAAGCCGGAGGCGCCGGTCAAGCCGGCGAAGAAGGCCGCGAAGAAGCCGGTGAAGAAGGCAGCGGCTGCGAAGCCGAAGCAGCCCAAGTCTATCAAGTCGCCTGCTGCGAAGAGGGCCAAGAAGGTAGCTGCTGCTTGA